GTCCCATTTGATGACTTTGAACCAGGGGTGTGCCTTAAGTAGAGATCAATATCAACAATTCAGTTTTGAATTTGATAAAGCCAAAACCGGTAAACAAAGAGCCTAACAGAAAAAGAGTGCTAACTTTTATTTCATGAGCTGCTTTGGTCCCAAGCCTCTGTTCTACATTGCACAGAAGTTTGCATATGAGATCTTTAGCCTCAGGAGAAAGCTTCGCCTCTTCAGGGAATTTCAAGTGAGTTCTCCAGTTTACTATCTGCattaaatcagaatcaaatgcTGTGTGAAATTTTAATAGCAAGTAAACGAAAATAGTGCATCGTTATCCACCTCTTTGGTTGATACATTAATTTCTTAAAGCTACAAAGATAGAAAATATTACAATGAAAACGTAGAAGCTATGAATGAGACACTGAAATAAATTTATGCAGGATACAGTCCAACAAACCCTAGTACTAATGGGTAATGAGCCCAATATAGCTGATGTTGCAGTTATTAACACATCAACAAGTAATTTATTTCCTATGCCCAGCAGATAAAAACCCAAAACTGAATAGGGTTTAATTGTATTGACCTACAGGTACAATGTTCAATGAAATTACAAGAAACTTAGTTTATGCAAGTCAATTCAGAATCCTCCAATCAAAAGCAAATCTCACTTCAATCTAACAAAGACAAGTATAATAACTTAAACAACAGCAGTAAATGTTAAACCTGTAGATCCAATGGTTTCAGTGCAGATCTTTCATGAATAATTTTGGGGTGGATCTGCAATGATCAGATTGGCTGCTCCACAAGCCCAGATCAGAACTATTTTCTTGAAAATACAGGGTTGAAAAAGGCTTTCCGGTTAACTGTTTGCAGCAGCCTgtgatggagaaagaaagaaggacaAGTGAAGAAGACTTGAGTTCTGGGACTGTGAACAGTACCACATACAGtaataaacaaaaggaagagaagagaggatagGGGCAAAGTGGAAGACTTCTAGGGTAcagaaaatcaaatctaaattaagaatcaaagatcagatTGGATGCTCCATAGACCCATATCGGAACTATTTTCCTGATAAAATAGGACTGAAAAAGGCTTGTTGTTTAGCTGATTTCAGCTGGGAAAGAAAGGGATAATAATAGAactagagaagaagaatgagagagatgAGGGTTCTTCTAGGACTGAACAATACCCTTGAACAGTAACACTGAATAATAAtcgaagaaagaaaagaggaaaccaTCATCATGGGTGATAGTTACATAtttataagaaaacaaaagaaagtctcCTAAATCTAAAACTCTTAGGTAGCTAGACAAACTGAACAAACAAGGACTCTAAAATACTTAACTAATTAGAATTATTGTAGCCTAAGTCTTCTAAATAACTTGGATCCCATACAATTAACCAAAATAGGATCCTTTAATGATTAAACCAAAGCCAACTACATTACCTAATAGAACCCACTACTAATTAATATCTGTTTTCGTACAGCCCTTGACCCTTTTGGCCTCATAATATAGTCCATTACAAAATAAAACCCAAAGAATTTAAATCCAATAACACATTAAACATTAGAATAGAACCAATTATTGAACTGGCCTGCATTACCCCATGTCTCAGGACTGTCGCCACAATTCATATACTTAACACCAAACTTAGGGGAAGCTTGCTTCTTACATTAATCCAAGATAATCTTTTCACCACAACATAAGAGTTAAAAATTCACATTCAAATTTTAAACTCTGGAATGTTTGACAGAGCTTCAATTTCTATATATATCCATTTCaacttaattttatttataataaatcagTATCAGGTAGACagccggtaccttattatagtctattGTTATAatcctgtggctgatttgtagtggtgtgtCAGGTTGATAGccgacacttattataattagccatggcccgtcaatctttttgcatgggtCATTgcgctcgtccttgcttggaatctccatgcaaccaactccattaagttgggataaggttttgaatgttgttgttgttgtaataaaTCAGTAtcaagtattttttttgtttttttaccaaaatcACATTTTAATGATTTCTTTCATAATATCACATCATgatttatataaataataatttatttatctatttattaaaaatgcattttcaaGAGGCTTTTGATGCCTCCTTCAGGCCCATGTCTCATATTCTCGGTAGGTCagttaccacaaaaaaaaaaaccattttacgAGAAGGCAGTAGTAATCAGGAACTCAGCAGAGTGCAATCTATCTAAAAACTAGCTCAGGTTCCAGACCAGGAAGAGATTATCATCTTATAACGAAGCACCACTTGGTCAGACCACACACTTTTATATGTCCACTACTTGTCATGCTAACACAGAAACTTGTCACAGGCATGTCTGAGATCAAGAAGCACACACAGCGGTCGAAACATGCAAACATTGGAAGCATATAGCTTggcttcattttttttgtgCCTTCAAATAGTTTTCACTAAAAGTAAACAAgaacgatatatatatatatatatagagagagagagagagagaaatttctgGCACTTATGCTACTATATTACCATTTTAGTCACTACTATTCTGGAACTAATGCATGTTGACattgtttcttcacaataaaATGGATGCTACTTTTTACTCATTTAGTTGGAAAAAAACCTAGAAATCAGAAGATTCCAAATTCAATTTAGAAGGAATCTCCATTCAAAAATGTCACCCACCTTTCTGCATGTTGACATTGGCTCTTCAGAATAAAATGGTGGATAACCTACAAGCATTTCATACATAATTGCTCCAAGGGACCACCTACATACAGACAAgatttaagagaagaaaaattataaagCTGTGATGGTGCTAACTGAGTAAAACATGCATGCTTGTCCTCCCTTATCAAAACCCTGTGTCTTGAGTGTAGAAGGAATAGGCTGCCACTTTATAAGCAGAAAAGTGAAAACCATTGGTTTGGAAACTTCTAAGTGCAAATGACCGCCTATCTTGTTTATGGAACCTCAGGCTATTCTATCAATACCATTGACAAAAAGTTTCCAAGCCAATGTGTTTAAATCTAACAATAATGCTTGCTGCCATCCTCCGGAGACACCATTTGACTAATAATAATGAGAAGCAGTAAGAAGCAGTAATACAGAAAAAATACAACTAACCAATCACACTCCATTCCATATCCTTTCTTCAACAGAACTTCAGGAGCAATATAGTCAGGAGTCCCCACTGTGGAATAAGCCTGAATCCAAAAAACATAAGACAGTTGTAGCACAAAGCCTGTAAGCAGATAAGTGGCAAAAATAGCATGGATCATGAATTATATAATCTTATAACAAATAATAAGCGCACAACACAAGACAACAGCATGGGGCAGTTATACATCAGTAATCAGATGTATTTGCCTtctatttcttcaattttccaATCCCATATGCAATCACAACCATGTTCATAACTCCAAACAATATTTAATAAgtcaatcaagaaaaaaaagatcaacAAAATGAGCAACTTAGACAACCACTCTGTTCTGCCATGACCACACCAATTGAGTCTTGGCAAGTGGTACCATATGAAAAAGGGGAGTATGGGTAACCAGAGGCACTGAAGCACCATGCTAGACAAGCATACCCAATTCCCATAAAAAAAGGGCAAGTAAATAGAAAATTTGTCTCCACTCCCAGAAACATTTTGAACTCCAGATCAtctgtcttctttcttttctgccTTTTCTTTTACATAGGAACAATGCAAAATtttcaacaagaaaaataaaagattgaaaagGATGGAAATGATACAGAAGCATCCATGAACAGAATCTAGTGGATTGATCCATAATCATCAGTTGTCAAGTTACGATTTCCAGCAGAGAGGTATTGTATTATCATGGATTGGGTTGTACTCTTCCGGTTTTAAATCAAGAAGGGGacttttttattaatatatacCACTTAAGTGGATAGTCGAGGGACACAGGGTGGAGACTTGAAATCAAATATGTGTTGAGAAGGGAATTTTGGAGTGGTGTTAGTTGTTTGGGTAAGTCAGATGTTGTGAAGTGTTATTTCTCTGATCAAATAAGTATCTTGAAAAGAGTTCAAAGGTTGCATATACGTAGATCTTGGCTTCCATTTTCTTTGGCTTGATAGTAAACCTCTGCTCTCTCCCAATATAttctattttcctttctctttctctagctttttTGGTATATAATCCTTCCCTGCATTAGGAAATAATTAGAAGAAAAGGTCGGTGCTGGCAGATACTGAACTCTACAAGAGAATAAAATCAATTAAAGATTCTCAAATCAAAGCATTCCAGTTGGATCAACAAGCAAATAGTGGCACAAGAGAAACCCAACCAATATGTAAAGCATAATCATGGCACATTCCTTTCTTTCACTTCAAAGATTGTTCTGTTTTGTTCAAACCAAATGCCCAGGATATAGTGGCATTTTAATAGCATCCCCTTTGTTTCCAATATTTATTGTTGGATCAACAAGCAAGCAGCACCTTGCATTTTTAGGAGTGGTGCCAACTTTAGCATCATAGCTTTTTGCATTTCTTGTTTATGAATTCATTTATTACTGACAATATTGTGCCATCTTCCAAATAAACATAATCATATTTGATTGTCCAGACATCACCTCAGCTATCCATTGACTGAACACTCTGGATATATTGACCAAGAGTCAAGTCATTGtcctttccccttctcttttctttgttctttttaacGTCAATGACTAGTTACAATACATAGCATTAACAATTATAAAATGTTTCGTAAGTAAGAAGAGCTTAGCCCGCGTagacaattaaaaaatatattaataattttcATCAGGATGCAAACTGGCCTTGGCACAACAGTAAGGTTGCCACATGTTGACCTAGTGATGGCGGGTTCAAGTCGGGAACCAGCCTCTCCGCAAAGCGGGTGTAAGGCTACGaaaattatgaccctccccagaccccgcagtggcaAGAGCCTTGTGCACCCGGTACGCCCTTTTTTCAATTTATGTAATACTAAGTTTATTAATAGATAATAGTATTCCATGAATGTACACACGTCCAGGAATTTTGTTAATTATTGAATCAAATAGGCTCTAAGAAGAAAGAAGTATTAACAATCTAATAATTTCCTATTAACAGTCAACACTGTTGCTTGCATATCCAAACCCCCTAAATAACAGATAGGGattaagagagaaaataccAACATCCGCCGGTTCCTTTGCCAGTGTAATAGATGCTCCTGCTGCGTACGCCTCGGTACAGTAAGCATATTGGAAAACCTATCTTTCTCCATTGTAGTTTTGAAATTCTTTCCAACTCCACCATCATTTTCAGTAAGATTTGGAAAACTGCTACAATCCAAGGGTTTACataacccaaaatccaaaagctTCATGTGGCCATTACGATCGAGCAATAAATTGTCAGGCTTGATATCCCTACCAAGGGTCAGAACAACAATTTTTACTTTCGGGACGCCTTATACAGTGACTTCTTACATGCATAGTTttcaaggcgttgcctaggtGGCAACCAGGCATCCAGGCCCCTCCAACTCCTTGGGTCGCCCTGATAACAATGCCTGCATGTGTCTTGCAATGATAAAGATTtgtgggttttttcttttcataaagcAAGGAGTAAGGTATTTAGTAGAAGcaaacaaagaaaggaaaatgccGTGAACTCATCATATGGACCATTTATCTTCTAGCAGCATAATGTTATGTGATGTATTTGCCAGAAGTTTGAGAACAATCGTTCAACGGCCCACACCTAAAGGTCCACAAGGACAAAAGAACCCCAATTTGATGCTTCTGTCAATCCAATCATTACCATTCAACATACATGATTGCTTGCATCCTTTAGGTGACCAAAAAGAGAGGCGGAAAAGAATTCATGATAAGTTTGTCGATTGGAAAGATTTGACCAACAGAGTTTGTGTATGTGTGCCAATTGGAAATATTTGACCATCTGACTGGCTCAATGGTTGGTAGAGTAGATCTCACAGGTGCGAACCATCAAATGCTAGTCATACCACCCAGAATATGCAATAGATGTTTTCTAGAGGTTGGTTTTGTCAAGATGGTCCATTCGGTGAGCACTGTGGATccctcaaaataaaatgaaagaaattgCGGTTACACACCTGTGGATGTAATTGTGCTTGTGAATAGACTCAATGGCAAGGACAGTCTCTGCAACATAAATCCTAGCCTCATCCTCAGTCAAGGTATCCTTGCGCATTAGTAATGTCATCATGTCTCCACCAGGAAGATATTCCATTACAAGATACAAAAACTCTTCATCCTGAAAGGAACAGTAGAGCTTGACAATGAAAGCACTGTCGACCTCAGCAAGGAGATTTCTTTCGGCTTTGACATGCTCAACCTAGAAAAATGGGAATACAGGAAAACATTATAAAGTTAGATTATTATGAAAGAACTCTTAGATTCCTTAGCAATGAGATTCTTGATTCATTACTAAGGAACAAGCTTCTAGGGTATCACCAGTGATTGGGCATTTAATTCCCTTACATATTCAAATAGAgaatatttatcaaaataaaatagtgcAAAACATAGATGACTTGTTTCAAAATTAATACCTGGCCTCTACGAAGCATCTCAgatttctttagttttttcATCGCATACACATGACCAGTAGCCTTTTCTCTGCAGATCCTCACCTGCacagtttttagaaaaaaaaaata
The genomic region above belongs to Macadamia integrifolia cultivar HAES 741 unplaced genomic scaffold, SCU_Mint_v3 scaffold566, whole genome shotgun sequence and contains:
- the LOC122069265 gene encoding serine/threonine-protein kinase 38-like is translated as MDSTRSWFKKFQPRADKVRTGVEKKTETENGKDAEKPPLDDAPSTVTKEKAAAAKQYIENHYKSQMKSLQDRKERRWVLERKLADADVSPEEQNNLLKHLEKKETEFMRLQRHKMGVDDFELLTIIGRGAFGEVRICREKATGHVYAMKKLKKSEMLRRGQVEHVKAERNLLAEVDSAFIVKLYCSFQDEEFLYLVMEYLPGGDMMTLLMRKDTLTEDEARIYVAETVLAIESIHKHNYIHRDIKPDNLLLDRNGHMKLLDFGLCKPLDCSSFPNLTENDGGVGKNFKTTMEKDRFSNMLTVPRRTQQEHLLHWQRNRRMLAYSTVGTPDYIAPEVLLKKGYGMECDWWSLGAIMYEMLVGYPPFYSEEPMSTCRKIVNWRTHLKFPEEAKLSPEAKDLICKLLCNVEQRLGTKAAHEIKAHPWFKVIKWDRLYQMEAAFKPEVKDELDTQNFEKFEESGPPIRTSSKSGPWRKMLSSKDVNFVGYTYKNFEIVNDHDMPGLVDLKKKSNKPKRPSIKSLFDSSDSSNQPVQGSFLNMLPTQVEVSESPEHSPVRPSRPLPYQHNPSQR